The following proteins are encoded in a genomic region of Alnus glutinosa chromosome 8, dhAlnGlut1.1, whole genome shotgun sequence:
- the LOC133874666 gene encoding uncharacterized protein LOC133874666 isoform X2 — translation MGGPPGGGDPELRWLLSNMGFRRGVNPSAPRAVDVLLHLLDGSCSGFLYHSQHRFWRAELHLLSGDHCGHHEEGRGGGRGSSWNLLLFKLSCPGLGFLGISGAIVIQVYDTFCKGQPSAFLLILALLPTSVSLVLMFFVKIYDKANTSDDKKHLNGFTTVALIIAVYLMILIILENVFTLPSWARIFTFTLLLLVLASPLGIAIKAMDPVAYHELPGGESAEVNAALDDTTPPDEESMNLLQAMCTVNFWLLFIAAVCGMGSGLAVINNFTQIGESLDYATVEITSLVSLWSIWSFFGRLGAGYLSDYLLHTRGWARPVLMAITLAGMAVGHFLIAFGFPGILYVGSILVGICYGSQWSLMPTIAADIYGVRHLGTIINTLGIAIPLGSYISSVRVIGYFYEKEASGEDDSCFGTHCFMLSFLIMASVVFLGFLAAIALFFRTKSFYQQVVPKRLKNSVT, via the exons ATGGGTGGTCCACCTGGCGGGGGCGATCCAGAACTTCGTTGGCTACTTTCTAATATGGGCTTCCGTCGTGGGGTTAATCCATCGGCCCCCCGTGCCGTTGATgtgcttcttcatcttcttgacGGCTCATGCTCAGGCTTTCTTTACCACAGCCAACACCGTTTCTGGCGTGCAGAACTTCACTTACTGTCGGGGGACCATTGTGGGCATCATGAAG aagggagaggaggagggagaggTTCTTCATGGAACTTATTGTTGTTTAAATTATCATGTCCAGGCCTG GGATTTCTTGGTATCAGTGGAGCAATAGTAATCCAAGTGTACGACACATTCTGCAAGGGCCAGCCGAGCGCCTTCCTGCTGATTCTTGCTCTGTTGCCTACGTCCGTCTCCCTCGTACTTATGTTTTTTGTGAAAATCTATGATAAAGCAAACACAAGTGATGACAAGAAGCACTTGAATGGTTTCACTACAGTAGCTCTGATCATTGCTGTTTATCTCATGATTCTAATCATTTTGGAAAACGTCTTCACTTTGCCATCATGGGCACGCATTTTTACCTTCACACTTCTTTTGCTTGTACTTGCATCACCACTTGGAATTGCAATCAAAGCCATGGATCCTGTTGCATATCATGAACTTCCTGGTGGTGAGAGTGCTGAAGTTAATGCTGCTTTAGATGACACAACTCCGCCTGATGAAGAGAGCATGAATCTTTTGCAAGCCATGTGCACTGTAAACTTTTGGTTATTGTTTATTGCCGCGGTATGTGGAATGGGCTCCGGGCTAGCTGTGATAAATAACTTCACTCAAATAGGAGAATCTCTCGATTATGCTACTGTGGAGATTACCAGTTTAGTCTCTTTGTGGAGTATATGGAGTTTTTTTGGCCGTCTTGGAGCTGGGTATTTGTCGGATTATTTACTGCACACAAGGGGCTGGGCAAGGCCAGTTTTGATGGCAATTACTCTAGCAGGAATGGCGGTTGGTCACTTTCTTATTGCTTTTGGTTTCCCCGGAATTTTATACGTGGGTTCGATCCTAGTCGGAATCTGCTACGGTTCACAGTGGTCGCTAATGCCGACGATCGCTGCAGATATTTATGGTGTCAGGCACTTGGGTACTATTATCAACACTTTAGGCATAGCAATTCCTCTTGGGTCTTACATTTCCTCTGTGAGAGTTATTGGGTATTTTTACGAAAAGGAAGCAAGCGGCGAAGATGACTCCTGCTTCGGTACTCACTGCTTTATGCTATCTTTCCTGATTATGGCATCCGTTGTCTTTCTGGGTTTTCTTGCTGCCATTGCATTGTTCTTTCGCACCAA
- the LOC133875284 gene encoding protein NUCLEAR FUSION DEFECTIVE 4-like translates to MERLSTKWVATVASIWIQSSCGASYTFSVYSSVLKSSQGYDQSTLDTVSVFKDIGANAGVLSGLLYSSVTLNTRRVCGGPWVVHAAGAIQCFLGYFLMWASVVGLIHQPGVPLMCLFMFLAAHSQTFFNTANVVSSLQNFPDYGGTIVGIMKGSLGISGAILIQVYYASCKGKPSTYLLMLALLPTFVSLMLMFLVRIYKATADDDKKHLNGFSAVALAIAGYLMVIIILENIVTLPLWARICTFIFLLLLLASPLGIAIKALREDSKRSPQTHSTAKQITSPKLSTAEDPIEYHELPSGEGQVRATSDDEMLPDEEHLNPLQAMRTVNFWLLFLAMVCGMGSGLATINNMSQIGESLSYTTVEINNLVSLWSIWNFLGRFGAGYISDYLLHTRGWARPLLMVITLATMAAGHIVIASGFPGNLYLGSIVVGICYGSQWSLMPTISSEIFGVRHMSTIFNIIAIANPVGSYIYSVRVIGYIYDEEASGEDDSCYGTRCFMLSFLIMASVAFLGFLVAVALFFRTRKFYQLAVLRRLKHSSR, encoded by the exons ATGGAGAGGCTGAGCACGAAATGGGTGGCCACGGTGGCGAGCATATGGATCCAGAGCAGCTGTGGCGCATCCTACACCTTCAGCGTCTACTCCTCTGTATTGAAATCAAGCCAGGGCTACGACCAATCAACGCTCGACACCGTGTCCGTCTTCAAGGACATCGGCGCCAACGCCGGTGTTCTCTCAGGCCTCCTCTACTCCTCCGTCACGCTCAACACCCGGCGTGTATGTGGTGGACCGTGGGTGGTCCACGCGGCGGGGGCGATCCAGTGCTTCTTGGGGTATTTTCTCATGTGGGCGTCCGTCGTTGGATTGATCCACCAGCCGGGAGTGCCGTTGATGTGTCTGTTCATGTTCCTGGCCGCTCATTCTCAGACGTTCTTCAACACCGCTAATGTAGTTAGTAGCTTACAGAACTTTCCTGATTATGGTGGGACAATCGTGGGCATCATGAAG GGTTCTCTTGGTATCAGTGGAGCAATACTAATCCAAGTGTACTACGCATCATGCAAGGGCAAGCCGAGCACATACCTTCTGATGCTTGCTCTGTTGCCCACATTTGTCTCCCTTATGCTTATGTTTTTGGTGAGAATTTATAAGGCAACCGCAGATGATGACAAGAAGCACTTAAATGGTTTCTCTGCAGTTGCTCTGGCCATTGCTGGTTATCTCATGGTTATCATAATTCTGGAGAACATCGTCACTTTGCCATTATGGGCACGCATTTGTACGTTCATATTTCTTCTGCTTCTACTTGCATCGCCTCTTGGGATTGCAATCAAGGCCCTGAGGGAGGACTCAAAGAGATCACCACAAACACATTCAACTGCTAAGCAAATCACATCCCCAAAGCTTTCTACGGCAGAGGATCCTATTGAGTATCATGAACTGCCGAGTGGTGAGGGCCAAGTCAGGGCTACTTCAGACGACGAAATGCTTCCGGACGAGGAACACTTGAATCCCTTGCAAGCCATGCGTACAGTGAACTTCTGGTTGCTGTTTCTTGCCATGGTGTGTGGAATGGGCTCTGGGCTGGCTACAATTAACAACATGAGCCAAATAGGGGAATCTCTCAGTTACACAACTGTGGAGATAAATAACTTGGTTTCCTTATGGAGTATATGGAATTTTCTAGGCCGTTTCGGAGCTGGATATATTTCAGACTATTTACTACACACTAGAGGTTGGGCAAGGCCGTTGTTGATGGTTATTACTCTAGCCACAATGGCTGCTGGCCACATAGTTATTGCTTCTGGTTTTCCCGGAAATTTATACCTAGGTTCAATCGTAGTAGGAATTTGTTATGGTTCACAGTGGTCATTGATGCCTACAATCAGCTCGGAGATATTTGGTGTCAGGCACATGAGTACTATTTTCAACATTATAGCCATAGCAAATCCTGTGGGATCTTATATTTACTCTGTAAGAGTGATTGGGTATATTTATGACGAGGAAGCATCTGGGGAAGATGACTCTTGCTATGGTACTCGCTGCTTTATGCTATCTTTTCTGATCATGGCATCTGTGGCTTTTTTGGGTTTCCTCGTTGCTGTTGCATTGTTCTTTCGGACTAGGAAGTTCTATCAGCTGGCTGTGCTTAGGAGGTTAAAGCATTCTTCAAGATGA
- the LOC133874633 gene encoding protein NUCLEAR FUSION DEFECTIVE 4-like: MERLSSKWIATVASIWIQCGCGAYTFSIYSSVLKSSQGYDQSTLDTVSVFKDIGGNAGVLAGVLYSAVALGDCNSTSNSSSLGGPWVVHLAGAIQNFVGYFLMWASVVGLIQRPPVPLMCFFMFLASHAQTFFTTANVVSGVKNFPHCGGTVVGTMKGFIGIGGAILIQVYDTFWKGKPSTFLLMLALLPTFVSLVLMFLVRIYDKANTSDDKKHLDGFTAVALIIAGYLMIIMILQNIFTLPLWARIFTLVLLLLLLASPLGIAIKAQREDSNRFPQTLLIAAKDSAAYHELPGGEGEVNAAFDDTIPPDEESMNLFQAMRTVNFWLLFAAMVCGMGSGVAVINNLSQIGESFNYTTVEINNLVSLWCIWNFFGRIGAGYLSDFLLHTRGCARPFLMATTLAAMAAGHLVIASGFPGILYVGSILVGICYGSQWSLMPAITSEIFGVRHMGTIFNAIGIASPVGSYIFSVRVMGYIYDKEASGEDDSCYGTRCFMLSFLIMASVAFLGFLVAVALFLRTRRFYQLAVLRRLKHSLR; encoded by the exons ATGGAGAGGCTGAGCAGCAAATGGATAGCCACGGTGGCGAGCATATGGATCCAGTGTGGCTGCGGAGCATACACCTTCAGCATCTACTCCTCGGTGTTGAAATCAAGCCAAGGCTACGACCAATCGACGCTCGACACCGTATCCGTCTTCAAGGACATCGGCGGCAACGCCGGGGTCCTAGCTGGCGTCTTATACTCCGCCGTAGCACTCGGTGACTGTAACAGTACTAGTAACTCCTCGAGTTTGGGTGGGCCATGGGTTGTCCACTTGGCGGGGGCGATCCAGAACTTCGTCGGGTACTTTCTGATGTGGGCCTCCGTCGTTGGATTGATCCAGCGGCCTCCGGTGCCGTTGATGTGTTTCTTCATGTTCTTGGCCTCTCATGCCCAGACATTCTTTACCACAGCCAATGTGGTTTCTGGTGTGAAGAACTTCCCTCACTGTGGTGGGACCGTTGTGGGAACCATGaag GGCTTTATTGGCATTGGTGGGGCAATACTGATCCAAGTGTATGACACATTCTGGAAGGGCAAGCCCAGCACCTTCCTTCTTATGCTTGCTCTGTTGCCTACGTTCGTCTCCCTTGTGCTTATGTTTTTGGTGAGAATCTATGATAAAGCAAACACAAGTGATGACAAGAAGCACTTGGATGGTTTCACTGCAGTAGCTCTGATCATTGCTGGTTATCTCATGATTATAATGATTTTGCAAAACATCTTCACTTTGCCATTGTGGGCACGCATTTTCACCCTTGTacttcttttgcttcttcttgCATCACCTCTTGGAATTGCAATCAAAGCCCAGAGGGAGGACTCCAACCGATTCCCCCAGACATTACTAATAGCAGCCAAGGATTCTGCAGCATATCATGAACTGCCTGGTGGTGAGGGTGAAGTTAATGCTGCTTTCGATGACACAATTCCGCCTGATGAAGAAAGCATGAATCTTTTTCAAGCCATGCGCACCGTAAACTTCTGGTTGTTGTTTGCTGCCATGGTATGTGGAATGGGCTCTGGGGTAGCTGTGATAAATAACTTGAGCCAAATTGGGGAATCATTTAATTACACTACTGTGGAGATCAACAATTTGGTCTCTCTATGGTGTATATGGAATTTTTTTGGCCGAATTGGAGCTGGGTATTTGTCAGATTTCTTACTGCACACAAGAGGCTGCGCAAGACCATTTTTGATGGCTACTACTCTAGCAGCAATGGCGGCTGGCCACCTTGTTATCGCTTCTGGTTTTCCCGgaattttatatgtgggttcgATCCTTGTGGGCATTTGCTATGGTTCACAGTGGTCGCTGATGCCGGCAATCACGTCGGAGATATTTGGTGTCAGGCACATGGGTACTATTTTCAACGCCATTGGCATAGCCAGTCCTGTTGGGTCTTATATTTTCTCTGTGAGAGTTATGGGGTATATTTATGACAAGGAAGCATCTGGGGAAGATGACTCTTGCTATGGTACTCGCTGCTTTATGCTATCTTTTCTGATCATGGCATCTGTGGCTTTTTTGGGTTTCCTTGTTGCTGTTGCATTGTTCCTTCGGACTAGGAGGTTCTATCAGCTGGCTGTGCTTAGGAGGTTGAAGCATTCTCTGAGGTGA
- the LOC133875283 gene encoding protein NUCLEAR FUSION DEFECTIVE 4-like, producing MERLSTRWMATVASIWIQSSCGSSYTFSVYSSVLKSSQGYDQSTLDTVSVFKDIGANAGVLSGLLYSSVTLNTRRVRGGPWVVHAAGAIQCFLGYFLMWASVVGLIPQPGVPLMCLFMFLAAHSQTFFNTANVVSSLQNFPDYGGTIVGIMKGFLGISGAILIQVYDALCKGKPSTYLLMLALLPAFVTLMLMFLVRIYKATTGDDKKHLNGFSAVALAIAGYLMVIIILENIVTLPLWARICTLIFLLLLLALPLGVAIKAQMEDSKRSPQTYSTAKQITSPKFSTAEDPIEYHELPSDEGQVRATSVNEMLLDEEHLNLLQAMRTVNFWLLFIAMMCGMGSGLATINNMSQIGESLSYTTVEINNLVSLWSIWNFLGRFGAGYISDYLLHTRGWARPLLMVITLATMAAGHIVIASGFPGNLYLGSIVVGICYGSQWSLMPTISSEIFGVRHMGTIFNTIAIASPVGSYIYSVRVIGYIYDKEASGEDDSCYGTRCFMLSFLIMASVALLGFLVAVALFFRTRRFYQLAVLRRLKHPSR from the exons ATGGAGAGGCTGAGCACAAGATGGATGGCCACGGTGGCGAGCATATGGATCCAGAGCAGCTGCGGCTCATCCTACACCTTCAGCGTCTACTCCTCTGTATTGAAATCAAGCCAGGGTTACGACCAATCAACGCTCGACACCGTGTCCGTCTTCAAGGACATCGGCGCCAACGCCGGTGTTCTCTCAGGCCTCCTCTACTCCTCCGTCACGCTCAACACCCGACGTGTACGTGGTGGACCGTGGGTGGTCCACGCGGCGGGGGCGATCCAGTGCTTCTTGGGGTATTTCCTCATGTGGGCGTCCGTCGTTGGATTGATCCCCCAGCCGGGAGTGCCGTTGATGTGCCTGTTCATGTTCCTGGCCGCTCATTCTCAGACGTTCTTCAACACCGCCAATGTAGTTAGTAGCTTACAGAACTTTCCTGATTATGGTGGGACAATCGTGGGCATCATGAAG GGTTTTCTTGGTATCAGTGGAGCAATACTAATCCAAGTGTACGACGCATTATGCAAGGGCAAGCCGAGCACATACCTTCTGATGCTTGCTCTGTTGCCTGCATTTGTCACCCTTATGCTTATGTTTTTGGTGAGAATTTATAAGGCAACCACAGGTGATGACAAGAAGCACTTAAATGGTTTCTCTGCAGTTGCTCTGGCCATTGCTGGTTATCTCATGGTTATCATAATTCTGGAGAACATCGTCACTTTGCCATTATGGGCACGCATTTGTACGCTCATATTTCTTCTGCTTCTACTTGCATTGCCTCTTGGGGTTGCAATCAAGGCCCAGATGGAGGACTCAAAGAGATCACCACAAACATATTCAACTGCTAAGCAAATCACATCCCCAAAGTTTTCTACGGCAGAGGATCCTATTGAGTATCATGAACTGCCGAGTGATGAGGGCCAAGTCAGGGCTACTTCAGTCAACGAAATGCTTCTGGATGAGGAACACTTGAATCTCTTGCAAGCCATGCGTACAGTGAACTTCTGGTTGCTGTTTATTGCCATGATGTGTGGAATGGGCTCTGGGCTGGCTACAATTAACAACATGAGCCAAATAGGGGAATCTCTCAGTTACACTACTGTGGAGATAAACAACTTGGTTTCCTTATGGAGTATATGGAATTTTCTTGGCCGTTTCGGAGCTGGATATATTTCAGACTATTTACTACACACAAGAGGTTGGGCAAGGCCGTTGTTGATGGTTATTACTCTAGCCACAATGGCTGCTGGCCACATAGTTATTGCTTCTGGTTTTCCCGGAAATTTATACCTAGGTTCAATCGTAGTAGGAATTTGTTATGGTTCACAGTGGTCATTGATGCCTACAATCAGCTCGGAGATATTTGGTGTCAGGCACATGGGTACTATTTTCAACACTATAGCCATAGCAAGTCCTGTGGGATCTTATATTTACTCTGTAAGAGTGATTGGGTATATTTATGACAAGGAAGCATCTGGGGAAGATGACTCTTGCTATGGTACTCGCTGCTTTATGCTATCTTTTCTGATCATGGCATCTGTGGCTTTGTTGGGTTTCCTTGTTGCTGTTGCATTGTTCTTTCGGACTAGGAGGTTCTATCAGCTGGCTGTGCTTAGGAGGTTAAAGCATCCTTCAAGATGA
- the LOC133874666 gene encoding uncharacterized protein LOC133874666 isoform X1, which yields MERVSNKWMATVAGIWIECSCGLYTFTIYSSVLKSSQGYDQSTLDTVSVFKDIGGNVGIVAGVLYSFVTFRNRSHGHRSSFGGPWVVHLAGAIQNFVGYFLIWASVVGLIHRPPVPLMCFFIFLTAHAQAFFTTANTVSGVQNFTYCRGTIVGIMKGFLGISGAIVIQVYDTFCKGQPSAFLLILALLPTSVSLVLMFFVKIYDKANTSDDKKHLNGFTTVALIIAVYLMILIILENVFTLPSWARIFTFTLLLLVLASPLGIAIKAMDPVAYHELPGGESAEVNAALDDTTPPDEESMNLLQAMCTVNFWLLFIAAVCGMGSGLAVINNFTQIGESLDYATVEITSLVSLWSIWSFFGRLGAGYLSDYLLHTRGWARPVLMAITLAGMAVGHFLIAFGFPGILYVGSILVGICYGSQWSLMPTIAADIYGVRHLGTIINTLGIAIPLGSYISSVRVIGYFYEKEASGEDDSCFGTHCFMLSFLIMASVVFLGFLAAIALFFRTKSFYQQVVPKRLKNSVT from the exons ATGGAGAGGGTGAGCAACAAATGGATGGCCACAGTGGCAGGCATATGGATCGAGTGTAGCTGCGGCTTGTACACCTTCACCATCTACTCCTCAGTATTGAAATCTAGCCAAGGCTACGATCAATCAACGCTCGACACTGTGTCCGTCTTCAAGGACATCGGCGGCAACGTCGGGATCGTCGCCGGCGTCTTATACTCCTTCGTAACATTCCGTAACCGTAGCCATGGCCACCGCTCTAGTTTTGGTGGGCCATGGGTGGTCCACCTGGCGGGGGCGATCCAGAACTTCGTTGGCTACTTTCTAATATGGGCTTCCGTCGTGGGGTTAATCCATCGGCCCCCCGTGCCGTTGATgtgcttcttcatcttcttgacGGCTCATGCTCAGGCTTTCTTTACCACAGCCAACACCGTTTCTGGCGTGCAGAACTTCACTTACTGTCGGGGGACCATTGTGGGCATCATGAAG GGATTTCTTGGTATCAGTGGAGCAATAGTAATCCAAGTGTACGACACATTCTGCAAGGGCCAGCCGAGCGCCTTCCTGCTGATTCTTGCTCTGTTGCCTACGTCCGTCTCCCTCGTACTTATGTTTTTTGTGAAAATCTATGATAAAGCAAACACAAGTGATGACAAGAAGCACTTGAATGGTTTCACTACAGTAGCTCTGATCATTGCTGTTTATCTCATGATTCTAATCATTTTGGAAAACGTCTTCACTTTGCCATCATGGGCACGCATTTTTACCTTCACACTTCTTTTGCTTGTACTTGCATCACCACTTGGAATTGCAATCAAAGCCATGGATCCTGTTGCATATCATGAACTTCCTGGTGGTGAGAGTGCTGAAGTTAATGCTGCTTTAGATGACACAACTCCGCCTGATGAAGAGAGCATGAATCTTTTGCAAGCCATGTGCACTGTAAACTTTTGGTTATTGTTTATTGCCGCGGTATGTGGAATGGGCTCCGGGCTAGCTGTGATAAATAACTTCACTCAAATAGGAGAATCTCTCGATTATGCTACTGTGGAGATTACCAGTTTAGTCTCTTTGTGGAGTATATGGAGTTTTTTTGGCCGTCTTGGAGCTGGGTATTTGTCGGATTATTTACTGCACACAAGGGGCTGGGCAAGGCCAGTTTTGATGGCAATTACTCTAGCAGGAATGGCGGTTGGTCACTTTCTTATTGCTTTTGGTTTCCCCGGAATTTTATACGTGGGTTCGATCCTAGTCGGAATCTGCTACGGTTCACAGTGGTCGCTAATGCCGACGATCGCTGCAGATATTTATGGTGTCAGGCACTTGGGTACTATTATCAACACTTTAGGCATAGCAATTCCTCTTGGGTCTTACATTTCCTCTGTGAGAGTTATTGGGTATTTTTACGAAAAGGAAGCAAGCGGCGAAGATGACTCCTGCTTCGGTACTCACTGCTTTATGCTATCTTTCCTGATTATGGCATCCGTTGTCTTTCTGGGTTTTCTTGCTGCCATTGCATTGTTCTTTCGCACCAA